Proteins found in one Desulfobotulus pelophilus genomic segment:
- a CDS encoding enoyl-CoA hydratase/isomerase family protein, which translates to MAIVEWEKDESVAIIRMNSGENRHNLEFGKAMCTAIDEALADPEIKAIVLTGNDGKNFSQGVDLEWLGGRLNAQDYQAMKDFMYKMNEVFAKLLTVPVPTIAAISGHAFGNGAILSCACDFRFMRADRGYFCFPEVDLGIPFLPGMIAFCKKSIPYYKFNEMKLTGKRAGAAEMEADHVITRACDNLESLMAESVAFAKTFHKKRGIFGEHKKRLHKEIIEIMNVEDKPVIESLALFIAD; encoded by the coding sequence ATGGCTATTGTTGAATGGGAAAAAGACGAATCCGTTGCCATTATCCGCATGAACAGCGGGGAAAACCGCCACAATCTCGAATTCGGCAAAGCAATGTGCACGGCCATTGATGAAGCACTTGCCGATCCAGAAATCAAAGCCATTGTTCTTACGGGCAATGACGGGAAAAATTTCAGCCAGGGTGTGGATCTTGAGTGGTTGGGCGGAAGACTGAACGCCCAGGATTATCAGGCCATGAAAGATTTCATGTACAAAATGAATGAGGTCTTTGCCAAACTGCTCACCGTTCCCGTACCCACCATTGCGGCCATCAGCGGTCACGCCTTTGGTAATGGAGCCATTTTAAGCTGCGCCTGTGATTTCCGCTTCATGCGCGCCGACCGGGGATATTTCTGTTTCCCTGAAGTGGACCTTGGCATTCCCTTCCTGCCCGGCATGATCGCCTTCTGCAAAAAATCCATTCCCTATTACAAATTCAATGAAATGAAGCTTACAGGTAAACGGGCAGGAGCGGCGGAGATGGAAGCCGATCATGTGATCACCAGGGCCTGCGACAATCTGGAAAGCCTGATGGCGGAATCCGTGGCCTTTGCCAAAACCTTCCACAAAAAACGCGGTATCTTTGGCGAACACAAAAAACGCCTGCACAAAGAAATTATTGAGATCATGAACGTTGAAGATAAACCGGTGATTGAGTCTCTGGCCCTCTTCATTGCAGACTGA
- a CDS encoding hydantoinase/oxoprolinase family protein — translation MIIGLDVGGTHTDVVLLGPEGVLARTKEVTDQENLVDTVLRGVDGVLGDIDPGKITRVVLSTTLTTNSVIRNTLTPVGMVVAAGPGMDPKLHAIGSSFHVVKGALDHRGAEIAALDKEAVKKAFALIREKGIRAIGLVTKFSVRNPSHEEAMEKAAKGLFDTVFCGHRLSGVLNFPRRIASCWLNAGVHDAFFSFSQAVKEAFRARGIIAPVHVLKADGGTFSLDAALECPGETVLSGPSASVMGAIPHSPSAKDVLVLDIGGTTTDMAVLIDKVPVLEPLGAEVGGVKTLFRALKSVSIGLGGDSELTRKGKELLIGPDRKGPALCLGGPVPTPTDAMAVLGLFEGGDRAAAFKGMETLGRDLGMETEAVSRFVLKSLCEKIRDAAFAMVEGINARPVYTLHEMLEGYVVKPEALLVMGGPAAVLAPGLGEACGLESRAVPDWGVANAIGAALARTTCAVTVLADTQRGFVRAPEEGYSAEAPIAFNMDDAIALAKKLVREKALRLGADAKGLEVEVLEAQEFSMMRGYRRAGRNIRVRAQVKPGLIRNGGVI, via the coding sequence ATGATCATCGGACTGGATGTGGGCGGTACCCATACGGATGTGGTACTGCTGGGCCCGGAAGGGGTTCTGGCAAGGACCAAGGAGGTTACGGATCAGGAGAATCTTGTGGATACGGTTCTCAGGGGTGTGGACGGGGTGCTGGGTGACATTGACCCAGGTAAAATTACCCGTGTGGTTCTCTCCACCACCCTCACCACCAACAGTGTGATCCGCAACACCCTTACCCCCGTGGGCATGGTGGTGGCCGCAGGACCGGGAATGGACCCAAAACTCCACGCCATCGGTTCTTCCTTTCATGTGGTGAAAGGTGCACTGGATCACAGGGGGGCCGAGATCGCCGCACTGGATAAGGAAGCCGTCAAAAAGGCTTTTGCCCTTATCAGGGAAAAGGGTATCAGGGCTATTGGTCTTGTAACCAAGTTTTCCGTTCGCAATCCTTCCCATGAAGAGGCCATGGAAAAGGCGGCCAAGGGGCTTTTTGATACGGTTTTCTGCGGTCACAGGCTTTCCGGGGTGCTGAATTTCCCCCGCCGTATTGCTTCCTGCTGGCTGAATGCAGGGGTTCATGATGCTTTTTTTTCCTTTAGCCAGGCTGTGAAGGAGGCTTTTCGGGCAAGGGGGATCATAGCGCCTGTGCATGTGCTTAAGGCGGATGGTGGCACCTTTTCTCTGGATGCGGCATTGGAATGTCCCGGAGAAACGGTACTTTCCGGGCCTTCGGCCAGTGTGATGGGAGCCATTCCCCACTCCCCTTCCGCTAAAGATGTACTGGTGCTGGACATTGGTGGCACCACCACGGATATGGCCGTTCTTATAGATAAGGTTCCTGTGCTGGAGCCCCTGGGTGCGGAAGTGGGCGGCGTGAAAACCCTTTTCAGGGCTTTAAAAAGTGTGAGCATCGGCCTGGGCGGAGACTCAGAGCTTACGCGTAAAGGAAAAGAGCTTCTCATCGGGCCGGACAGAAAAGGTCCTGCCCTCTGCCTTGGCGGACCCGTTCCCACACCCACGGATGCCATGGCCGTTCTCGGTCTTTTTGAAGGTGGTGACAGGGCAGCGGCTTTTAAGGGCATGGAAACCCTTGGCAGGGACCTTGGCATGGAAACGGAGGCGGTTTCCCGCTTTGTGCTGAAAAGCCTTTGTGAGAAAATCCGGGATGCGGCCTTTGCCATGGTCGAGGGTATCAATGCGAGACCCGTTTACACCCTCCATGAAATGCTGGAAGGTTATGTTGTAAAGCCCGAAGCCCTGCTTGTTATGGGTGGTCCGGCTGCGGTGCTGGCTCCCGGTCTGGGTGAGGCCTGCGGTCTTGAATCCCGTGCCGTTCCGGACTGGGGGGTGGCCAATGCCATTGGTGCGGCCCTTGCCCGTACCACCTGTGCCGTGACTGTGCTGGCGGATACCCAGCGGGGTTTTGTGCGGGCACCGGAAGAAGGGTATTCTGCTGAAGCGCCCATTGCTTTTAATATGGATGATGCCATCGCCCTTGCCAAAAAACTGGTCCGGGAAAAGGCCTTGCGTCTGGGGGCGGATGCAAAAGGACTTGAGGTGGAAGTGCTGGAGGCTCAGGAGTTTTCCATGATGCGGGGTTACCGCCGTGCTGGTAGAAACATAAGGGTTCGGGCTCAGGTGAAGCCGGGGCTGATCCGAAATGGGGGGGTAATATGA
- a CDS encoding histone deacetylase family protein has protein sequence MLKAKSRIGLVFFPAFDWAIDPSHPEREERLLYTQDQIFEEGLMDIEGIQEFKPDLVTDQDIQRAHFCVPDESTVTTSSHYVSAGGAKTMARELMEGHIEKGFALVRPPGHHAMRVVHGGRGFCNINIEAIMVEYLRSQWGVKRIAIVDTDCHHGDGTQDIYWHDPDVLFISLHQDGRTLYPGSGFMEELGGPNAAGYTVNIPLPPHTSEEGYLYTVENAVMPILDDFKPDLIINSAGQDNHYTDPITNMNFTAQGYAKLTEILNPHIAVLEGGYSIEAALPYVNAGIILAMAGLDYSHVLEPDYNPAVLKESKDTLQYIHKLCDRVMDQWSRRGPELSQKVFGKKEFHERSRSIMYDTDGIYEGQKEILRSCSDCAGSFRIESKSDRDWRIIGVHIPLNACPACKAQGEEWYENASGADKAYLQDRSRDLYLKK, from the coding sequence ATGCTGAAGGCAAAAAGCAGGATAGGACTGGTCTTTTTTCCGGCCTTTGACTGGGCCATCGATCCCAGCCATCCGGAGCGGGAAGAGCGTCTTCTTTATACCCAGGATCAGATTTTTGAAGAAGGCCTCATGGACATTGAGGGTATTCAGGAATTCAAGCCGGATCTGGTGACGGATCAGGATATACAGAGAGCCCATTTCTGCGTGCCCGATGAGTCAACGGTCACCACCAGCAGTCACTATGTATCCGCAGGCGGGGCCAAAACCATGGCAAGGGAGCTGATGGAAGGCCATATAGAAAAGGGTTTTGCCCTCGTTCGTCCGCCGGGTCATCATGCCATGCGGGTGGTGCACGGGGGTAGGGGATTCTGCAACATCAACATCGAAGCCATCATGGTGGAATATCTGCGCAGCCAGTGGGGTGTTAAGCGCATTGCCATTGTGGATACGGACTGTCACCACGGAGACGGCACTCAGGATATTTACTGGCATGATCCGGATGTGCTCTTCATTTCCCTGCATCAGGATGGCCGTACCCTGTATCCGGGTTCGGGGTTCATGGAGGAGCTGGGTGGACCCAATGCCGCAGGCTATACGGTGAATATTCCCCTGCCGCCCCACACCTCGGAGGAGGGCTATCTTTACACAGTTGAAAATGCGGTGATGCCCATACTCGATGATTTCAAGCCGGACCTCATCATTAACTCAGCAGGTCAGGATAATCATTATACAGACCCCATCACCAACATGAATTTCACAGCCCAGGGCTATGCAAAACTGACGGAGATTTTAAATCCCCACATTGCCGTGCTGGAAGGGGGGTATTCCATTGAGGCGGCCCTTCCCTATGTGAATGCTGGCATTATCCTTGCCATGGCGGGCCTTGATTACAGCCATGTGCTGGAGCCGGATTATAATCCCGCTGTTCTGAAGGAATCGAAGGATACCCTGCAGTATATCCATAAGCTCTGTGACCGGGTGATGGATCAGTGGAGCCGCAGAGGTCCGGAACTTTCGCAGAAGGTATTCGGGAAAAAGGAATTCCATGAAAGATCCCGCTCCATTATGTATGATACGGACGGCATCTATGAGGGGCAAAAGGAAATTCTCCGGTCCTGCTCGGACTGCGCCGGGTCTTTTCGCATTGAAAGCAAGTCGGACCGGGACTGGCGCATCATAGGCGTGCATATACCTTTGAATGCCTGCCCTGCCTGCAAGGCTCAGGGAGAAGAATGGTACGAAAATGCGTCCGGTGCGGACAAGGCCTATCTGCAGGATCGCAGTCGGGATCTTTACCTGAAAAAATAG
- the epmA gene encoding EF-P lysine aminoacylase EpmA → MEAKAFRRMRIRAHLEMRMRMAAAVRSFFAERDFLEVETPIRIPAPAPEVHIDCVSASGAFLQASPELAMKELLASGFDRIFQLARCFRAGERGVKHLPEMTLLEWYVKEEDYRYMMEETEKLICYMAECEGMGGILVWQGKNVDLTPPFERLSVEEAFLRHGSLSMEAALEKGCFNDVMGLEIEPELGRTKPVFLHDYPASEASLARMKPENSALAERFELYICGVELCNAYTELVDAKEQAVRFREAAAERARLGKRAYPEAATFLEALGHMPPATGNALGFDRLVMLFSNAPDIDHATAVLPEEL, encoded by the coding sequence ATGGAAGCCAAGGCTTTTCGCAGAATGCGGATTCGGGCCCATCTGGAAATGAGGATGCGGATGGCAGCGGCTGTCCGCAGCTTTTTTGCTGAAAGAGATTTTTTGGAGGTGGAAACTCCCATCAGAATTCCAGCCCCTGCACCGGAGGTACACATAGACTGTGTGTCTGCCTCCGGAGCTTTTTTGCAGGCATCTCCGGAGCTTGCCATGAAGGAGTTGCTGGCCTCGGGTTTTGACAGAATCTTTCAGCTGGCTCGCTGTTTCCGTGCAGGTGAGCGGGGGGTAAAACATCTTCCGGAAATGACTTTGCTGGAATGGTATGTGAAAGAGGAGGATTATCGCTATATGATGGAGGAGACGGAAAAACTGATCTGTTATATGGCAGAATGCGAAGGCATGGGCGGCATCCTTGTCTGGCAAGGGAAAAATGTAGATCTGACACCACCCTTTGAAAGGCTTTCCGTTGAAGAAGCTTTTTTACGCCACGGTAGCCTGTCCATGGAAGCAGCCCTTGAGAAGGGCTGCTTCAACGATGTCATGGGGCTTGAGATTGAGCCGGAGCTGGGTCGTACAAAACCCGTGTTTCTCCATGACTATCCCGCATCCGAAGCCTCCCTTGCCCGTATGAAACCGGAAAATTCAGCCCTTGCAGAGCGATTTGAGCTTTACATCTGTGGTGTGGAGCTGTGCAATGCCTACACCGAGCTTGTGGATGCAAAGGAGCAGGCCGTTCGTTTCCGGGAGGCTGCGGCAGAAAGGGCAAGGCTTGGAAAGAGGGCTTATCCTGAGGCCGCCACTTTTCTGGAGGCCCTGGGCCATATGCCGCCTGCAACGGGGAATGCTTTGGGTTTTGATCGTCTGGTCATGCTTTTTTCGAACGCTCCGGATATTGATCATGCCACGGCCGTGTTGCCGGAGGAATTGTAA
- a CDS encoding methyltransferase: MDNTWNPGRLLRLSGSYWEVCTLHTGVKLEVFTLLSSGPQGAEALCHALKGDLRGVVALLDALSAMGLLVKKEGLYGNTRGAEDFLVKDAPGYVGYMILHHHFLMDPWNRMSEAVLTGRSVDSSLSGATEEAERESFLMGMFNIASAVAPGVAKALDLSGCDRLLDFGGGPGTFAIHLCMEHLHLQAEVYDLPTTRPFAEKTIARYGLEGRIGFRDFNFHEDSLPEPESFDAVWISHILHGEGPEDAQNVVVKALEALKPGGRIFIHDFILTDDRTSPLFAALFSINMLVATDRGQSYSEKEVRMMLQAAGAGSIRRLAYKGPTESGILMGIKAG; the protein is encoded by the coding sequence ATGGATAATACTTGGAATCCCGGTCGTCTTCTTCGTCTTTCCGGTTCTTACTGGGAGGTCTGCACTCTGCATACGGGGGTGAAGCTGGAAGTTTTCACCCTTCTTTCTTCTGGCCCTCAAGGGGCGGAAGCTCTCTGTCATGCCCTGAAGGGGGATCTGCGGGGAGTGGTGGCTCTGCTGGATGCCCTTTCTGCCATGGGCCTTCTTGTAAAAAAGGAGGGGCTTTACGGGAATACCCGGGGCGCGGAAGATTTTCTTGTGAAAGATGCTCCCGGTTATGTGGGCTATATGATTCTGCACCACCATTTTCTCATGGATCCCTGGAATCGTATGTCAGAGGCCGTTCTTACGGGAAGATCCGTGGATAGCAGTCTCAGCGGTGCTACGGAAGAAGCGGAACGGGAAAGTTTTCTCATGGGTATGTTCAACATTGCTTCGGCCGTTGCGCCGGGTGTTGCCAAGGCCCTGGATCTTTCCGGATGTGACCGTCTTCTGGATTTTGGCGGAGGTCCCGGCACCTTTGCTATCCATCTGTGCATGGAACATCTTCACCTTCAGGCGGAGGTGTACGATCTGCCCACCACAAGGCCCTTTGCGGAAAAAACCATTGCCCGCTATGGCCTTGAAGGGCGCATTGGCTTCAGGGATTTTAATTTCCACGAGGACAGTCTGCCGGAGCCGGAAAGCTTTGATGCCGTATGGATTTCTCATATTCTTCACGGGGAAGGTCCGGAGGATGCACAGAATGTGGTGGTAAAGGCACTGGAAGCCCTGAAGCCGGGGGGCAGAATTTTTATTCATGATTTTATTTTGACGGATGATCGTACCTCTCCCCTTTTTGCAGCCCTTTTTAGCATCAATATGCTGGTGGCAACGGATCGTGGACAGTCCTATTCAGAAAAAGAAGTCAGGATGATGTTGCAAGCCGCCGGAGCAGGTTCCATCCGGCGGCTTGCTTATAAAGGCCCGACTGAATCGGGTATTCTTATGGGTATCAAGGCAGGATAA
- a CDS encoding MarR family winged helix-turn-helix transcriptional regulator, whose protein sequence is MDDKRLFYLIHRVHGRLIHAVDQYLWEKLQITSAQLMALFYIRDHGGCLLKDLGEGIQLKSSGITGLVRRMEKNGLIVKSPCEQDGRGFRLCITPEGEGIAVRAVPMISHLNTIIYEGFSHEELDTVFRFMNLFLERVSELPAGFHADDAPFC, encoded by the coding sequence ATGGATGATAAGCGACTTTTTTATCTGATTCACAGGGTACATGGCAGGTTGATCCATGCGGTGGATCAGTACCTTTGGGAAAAGCTCCAGATTACCAGTGCCCAGCTGATGGCACTTTTTTATATCCGGGATCATGGCGGCTGCCTGCTCAAGGATCTGGGGGAGGGAATTCAGCTGAAAAGCTCTGGTATTACCGGTCTTGTGCGTCGTATGGAAAAAAATGGTCTGATTGTTAAAAGTCCTTGTGAACAGGATGGCCGTGGTTTTCGACTGTGCATTACACCTGAGGGGGAAGGCATTGCTGTCCGGGCCGTTCCCATGATCAGTCATCTGAATACCATTATTTATGAGGGCTTTTCCCATGAGGAGCTGGATACGGTTTTCCGTTTTATGAATCTTTTTCTGGAGAGAGTTTCAGAGCTTCCGGCAGGTTTCCATGCAGACGATGCACCGTTTTGTTAG
- a CDS encoding molybdopterin-containing oxidoreductase family protein encodes MGNWHTTGCVLCAQNCGLEILVEEGRMVKVRPDKDNPRSEGYACRKGLNVIYHQYPADRLTHPLKRVDGAFVPISWDQAMEEIAEKLKTGLAAHGPRSFAYLGASAQGGHMEAGFGVSLMRALGSQNLYTSAGQEFSGAWWVQGRMFGKQYILTGPDEHETQMLVAWGWNGMQSHQMPKTPMVLKEISKNPERLLVAVDPRKSETAEMADIHLALRPGTDALLIKAMIAILVQEGWEKKEYLEAHCEGWERIRFWFENFDSRAALEVCGLAHETVHELCRLMATRRWSFHPDLGIYMGRHSTLNSYLLNVLGSVCGIFGQRGGNIIPGMVMPLGFHADERSEKVWKSAVTGMPPAAAGSFPCSILPEEILSDHKDRIRSIIVSTCNPLRSWPDTKALERAFSSLDLMVVCDMVMSETARLAHYVLPCRSFYESYDGTFFPWTYPEVYFQLRRPLVKPHGESLEASQIFTLLADRLGLIPEIPEKVMEAASKDRMTFGAELMGWIANHPEHLSKMLFILGKTLGKAWDSAALAALWGMMMTAPKSFRKNAARAGFETGFDMGDRIFQALLDHPQGLWVGKVDREKNLDEVKTISGKINLFIEELAEKAASLTAAEEIKALTLPEDFPLVLNAGRHRSTNMNTQMRNPEWIKGKRGCTIAIHPEEAAKLGLQDKDTVRVVTEGGSAVGELEVKEDVRPGMVLIPHGFGLIYDGVKWGFNVNDLTMHTHRDPIGTPLHRLVPCRLELCGEGKGL; translated from the coding sequence ATGGGAAACTGGCATACGACAGGATGCGTGCTCTGCGCCCAGAACTGCGGGTTGGAAATTCTGGTGGAGGAAGGCCGTATGGTGAAAGTAAGGCCGGATAAGGACAACCCCAGAAGCGAGGGCTATGCCTGTCGCAAGGGCCTGAATGTGATTTACCACCAGTATCCGGCAGATCGTCTCACCCATCCTTTGAAAAGAGTGGACGGTGCCTTTGTTCCCATCTCCTGGGATCAGGCCATGGAGGAAATTGCGGAAAAACTGAAAACCGGCCTTGCCGCCCACGGCCCCCGTTCCTTTGCCTATCTGGGAGCTTCCGCCCAGGGGGGGCACATGGAAGCCGGGTTTGGGGTAAGCCTCATGCGGGCTTTGGGTTCCCAGAACCTCTACACCTCCGCAGGCCAGGAGTTTAGCGGAGCCTGGTGGGTGCAGGGCCGCATGTTCGGAAAGCAGTATATCCTCACCGGCCCGGATGAGCATGAAACCCAGATGCTGGTGGCCTGGGGCTGGAACGGGATGCAGAGCCATCAGATGCCCAAGACCCCTATGGTACTGAAGGAAATCAGTAAAAACCCGGAACGCCTTCTCGTGGCCGTCGACCCCCGAAAAAGCGAAACCGCTGAAATGGCGGATATCCACCTTGCCCTCCGGCCTGGAACGGATGCCCTCCTCATCAAGGCCATGATCGCCATTCTGGTGCAGGAAGGCTGGGAGAAAAAAGAATACCTTGAAGCCCATTGCGAGGGCTGGGAGCGCATCCGGTTCTGGTTTGAAAATTTTGACAGCCGGGCCGCCCTTGAAGTCTGCGGCCTTGCCCATGAAACCGTGCATGAACTCTGCCGCCTTATGGCTACCCGCCGATGGTCCTTTCATCCGGATCTTGGCATCTACATGGGCAGGCACAGTACCCTCAACTCCTATCTTCTCAATGTTCTGGGCTCTGTTTGCGGTATTTTTGGACAAAGGGGCGGTAATATCATCCCCGGCATGGTTATGCCCTTAGGCTTTCATGCGGATGAGCGCAGCGAAAAGGTCTGGAAATCCGCCGTTACCGGAATGCCCCCCGCCGCAGCCGGATCTTTTCCCTGCAGCATCCTCCCCGAAGAAATCCTTAGCGATCACAAAGACCGCATCCGCTCCATCATCGTGAGCACCTGCAATCCCCTACGCTCCTGGCCGGATACCAAGGCTCTGGAAAGGGCCTTCTCCAGCCTCGATCTTATGGTGGTTTGTGATATGGTCATGAGCGAAACCGCCCGCCTGGCCCACTATGTGCTGCCCTGCCGCAGTTTCTATGAATCCTATGACGGAACCTTCTTTCCATGGACGTATCCTGAAGTGTATTTCCAGCTGCGAAGGCCCCTTGTGAAACCCCATGGGGAAAGCCTTGAAGCCTCGCAGATTTTCACCCTGCTTGCGGACAGGCTGGGCCTGATCCCGGAAATTCCGGAAAAGGTGATGGAAGCCGCATCCAAAGACCGCATGACCTTTGGGGCCGAACTCATGGGCTGGATTGCAAACCATCCGGAGCACCTTTCCAAAATGCTCTTCATTCTGGGAAAAACCCTGGGCAAAGCCTGGGACAGTGCAGCCCTTGCGGCCCTCTGGGGTATGATGATGACAGCCCCGAAGTCTTTCAGGAAAAATGCGGCCCGTGCCGGATTTGAAACGGGCTTTGACATGGGCGACCGGATCTTTCAGGCCCTGTTGGATCATCCTCAGGGACTCTGGGTTGGGAAGGTGGATAGGGAAAAAAACCTTGATGAAGTAAAAACCATTTCTGGAAAAATTAATCTCTTCATTGAGGAGCTGGCGGAAAAGGCGGCATCCCTCACTGCAGCAGAAGAGATCAAGGCCCTGACCCTGCCGGAGGATTTTCCGCTGGTTCTTAATGCCGGGCGGCACCGCTCCACCAACATGAACACCCAAATGCGAAACCCGGAATGGATTAAAGGCAAACGCGGCTGCACCATCGCCATTCATCCCGAAGAGGCTGCAAAACTGGGGCTTCAGGATAAAGACACCGTCCGGGTGGTCACGGAAGGGGGCAGTGCCGTAGGCGAGCTTGAGGTGAAAGAGGACGTGCGGCCGGGCATGGTGCTGATTCCCCATGGTTTTGGTCTCATCTATGACGGTGTGAAATGGGGCTTTAATGTGAATGATCTTACCATGCACACCCACCGGGACCCCATCGGAACGCCCCTTCATCGTTTGGTACCTTGCAGGCTTGAGCTCTGTGGGGAAGGGAAGGGACTGTGA
- a CDS encoding FmdE family protein, producing the protein MEIRGLSIEDYLEKIRAFHGHLAPGMVCGGFMVELAFQSLPEGGLYDAIAETRACLPDAIQVLTPCTIGNGWLRIENTGRFAILLYDKHTGQGVRVALDPERLKKWPEVHVWAMKRKPKKEQDKKRLFSEIIEAGFGLYKVERIFVDRKRFSKKGRIFTCPDCGESFRGSEPGSCEACMGRVVFSPLRNENSGIGAILVEEAVGRKALHDMTRIEPGIFKGAAIVKGQSLGDSDVLLLQSMGRERVYVEENGVGDICDALLHENEAALAFAEKMAGSGIGYLPFPKEGKIDFTAKQGGIFRVNRERLMRFNRCEGVMCATRRNVSPVSSGMVVGGTRAIPLFLEKRAFDRAMEVLAEGPLFCLAPYVFSRLGVLVTGTEVFEGRVRDGFLPILEDLAAGYGLKVTESRICPDDAKKIAKAASEMVEGGAQVLVVTGGLSVDPDDVTRKALQDAGLVDEVYGAPVLPGAMTLTGRIASTRVLGVPAGALYSAPTAMDFLLPWLLADIPITRADMASLGEGGFLDAGRRRLEGKQ; encoded by the coding sequence ATGGAGATTCGGGGATTATCCATCGAAGACTATCTGGAAAAAATCAGGGCCTTTCATGGACATCTGGCTCCGGGCATGGTCTGCGGGGGCTTCATGGTGGAGCTTGCCTTTCAGAGCCTTCCCGAAGGAGGGCTCTACGATGCCATTGCAGAAACCAGGGCCTGTCTGCCCGATGCCATTCAGGTGCTCACCCCCTGCACCATCGGAAACGGCTGGCTGCGCATCGAGAATACGGGCCGCTTTGCCATTCTCCTTTATGATAAGCACACGGGGCAGGGGGTGCGGGTGGCTCTGGACCCGGAGCGTCTCAAAAAGTGGCCGGAAGTGCATGTCTGGGCCATGAAACGGAAGCCCAAGAAGGAGCAGGATAAAAAACGGCTTTTCAGTGAAATCATCGAAGCGGGTTTCGGGCTTTACAAGGTGGAACGGATTTTTGTAGACCGGAAGCGTTTTTCCAAAAAAGGCCGGATTTTCACCTGCCCGGATTGCGGCGAAAGTTTCAGGGGATCGGAGCCGGGGTCTTGTGAGGCCTGCATGGGCAGGGTGGTCTTTTCTCCTTTGCGGAATGAGAATTCCGGGATAGGGGCCATTCTCGTGGAAGAGGCCGTGGGCCGAAAAGCCCTGCACGACATGACCCGCATTGAGCCGGGCATTTTCAAGGGGGCGGCCATTGTGAAGGGTCAGAGTCTTGGGGATTCGGATGTTCTGCTCTTACAATCCATGGGCCGGGAAAGGGTCTATGTGGAAGAGAACGGGGTGGGGGACATCTGCGATGCCCTTCTCCATGAAAACGAGGCCGCCCTTGCCTTTGCGGAAAAAATGGCAGGTTCCGGCATCGGCTACCTGCCCTTTCCCAAGGAAGGAAAGATTGATTTCACGGCAAAGCAGGGGGGGATTTTCCGTGTGAACCGGGAACGCCTCATGCGTTTTAACCGCTGCGAGGGGGTGATGTGCGCCACCCGCAGGAATGTAAGCCCCGTAAGTTCTGGCATGGTGGTGGGCGGCACACGGGCCATCCCTCTTTTCCTTGAAAAAAGGGCCTTTGACAGGGCCATGGAGGTTTTGGCCGAAGGCCCGCTCTTTTGCCTTGCGCCCTATGTTTTTTCACGGCTGGGAGTTCTTGTGACGGGAACGGAGGTGTTTGAAGGCCGGGTTAGGGACGGTTTTCTGCCCATTCTGGAAGACCTTGCGGCGGGGTATGGTCTGAAAGTCACGGAAAGCCGGATATGCCCGGACGATGCAAAAAAGATCGCAAAAGCCGCCTCGGAGATGGTGGAGGGAGGGGCTCAAGTGCTGGTGGTAACCGGAGGCCTTTCCGTAGATCCCGATGATGTGACCCGAAAAGCCCTTCAGGACGCGGGTCTTGTGGATGAGGTCTATGGGGCTCCTGTGCTGCCCGGAGCCATGACCCTCACCGGACGCATCGCTTCCACCCGTGTCCTCGGGGTTCCCGCGGGGGCTCTCTATTCTGCGCCCACGGCCATGGACTTTCTTCTGCCCTGGCTCCTTGCGGATATCCCCATCACGCGGGCCGACATGGCAAGCCTCGGGGAAGGCGGTTTTCTGGATGCTGGACGGCGGAGGCTTGAGGGAAAACAGTGA
- the mobA gene encoding molybdenum cofactor guanylyltransferase, whose protein sequence is MINNCTGVILAGGRSTRYGGRNKALSPFGDGRLMDAVLRPMKEVFGKKILIVSRETATYRDFGFPVVADVLPVPGAATGIHAGLFHAKTDIVFVVACDMPFIRPELIRLVLSRMHSPLLALFPCHGKNHLEPLCAVYHRDGIPVLASHILEGKSKVQWIFTGEQKGLVPEILLREADEDLKSFININSPEDGMDR, encoded by the coding sequence ATGATAAACAACTGCACGGGGGTTATTCTTGCGGGCGGGCGCAGCACCCGCTACGGAGGGCGGAACAAGGCACTGTCACCCTTTGGAGATGGCCGCCTCATGGATGCCGTTCTTAGACCCATGAAGGAAGTTTTCGGCAAAAAAATCCTCATCGTGAGCCGGGAAACCGCCACCTATAGGGATTTTGGCTTTCCTGTGGTTGCCGATGTCCTTCCCGTTCCCGGAGCTGCCACGGGCATCCATGCAGGGCTTTTTCATGCGAAAACGGATATCGTTTTTGTGGTGGCCTGTGACATGCCCTTTATACGGCCGGAGCTGATCCGCCTCGTACTTTCCCGTATGCATTCTCCTCTCCTGGCCCTTTTCCCCTGCCATGGGAAGAACCATCTGGAACCCCTGTGTGCCGTCTATCACAGGGACGGCATTCCTGTCCTTGCAAGCCACATCCTTGAAGGCAAAAGCAAGGTGCAGTGGATTTTTACAGGGGAGCAGAAGGGCCTTGTTCCGGAAATTTTACTCAGGGAGGCGGATGAAGATCTGAAGTCTTTTATCAACATCAACTCGCCTGAGGATGGCATGGATAGATAG